In the genome of Altererythrobacter sp. TH136, one region contains:
- a CDS encoding CoA-acylating methylmalonate-semialdehyde dehydrogenase has translation MRDIDHFMVGGPGAAATHFKDVMNPSTGEVQARVPLGDAALLDRAVQSALAVQPAWAATNPQKRARVMFAYKQLIEANREELAHLLSSEHGKVIDDALGDVQRGLEVIEYACGIPQVQKGEYTIGAGPGIDVYSMRQPLGIGAGITPFNFPAMIPMWMFGMAIATGNAFILKPSERDPSVPVRLAELFLEAGAPEGLLQVVHGDKEMVDAILDHPDIAAVSFVGSSDIAHYVYNRGVAAGKRVQAMGGAKNHGIVMPDADLDMVVNDLAGAAFGSAGERCMALPVVVPVGEDTANRLREKLIPAIEALRIGVSTDKDAHYGPVVTAEHKARVEQWIDTAEAEGGEIVVDGRGFTLQGHENGYFVGPTLIDHVTPDMESYKEEIFGPVLQIVRAKDFEEAVALPSKHQYGNGVAIFTRNGHAAREFASRVNVGMVGINVPIPVPVAYHSFGGWKRSAFGDTNQYGTEGMKFWTKVKTVTQRWPDGGGDGSNAFNIPTFA, from the coding sequence ATGCGCGACATCGATCACTTCATGGTCGGCGGCCCGGGCGCGGCCGCGACCCATTTCAAGGATGTGATGAACCCTTCCACCGGCGAGGTGCAGGCGCGCGTGCCGCTGGGCGACGCGGCGCTGCTCGACCGCGCGGTGCAGTCCGCGCTGGCGGTGCAGCCGGCCTGGGCGGCGACCAACCCGCAGAAGCGCGCGCGGGTGATGTTCGCCTACAAGCAGCTGATCGAGGCCAACCGCGAGGAACTGGCCCACCTGCTCAGCTCCGAACACGGCAAGGTGATCGACGACGCGCTCGGCGACGTGCAGCGTGGGCTGGAGGTGATCGAATACGCCTGCGGCATCCCCCAGGTGCAGAAGGGCGAATACACCATCGGCGCGGGGCCGGGCATCGATGTCTATTCGATGCGCCAGCCGCTCGGCATCGGGGCGGGCATCACCCCGTTCAACTTCCCGGCGATGATCCCGATGTGGATGTTCGGCATGGCGATCGCCACCGGCAACGCCTTCATCCTCAAGCCTTCGGAGCGCGATCCATCCGTGCCGGTGCGGCTGGCCGAGCTGTTCCTCGAGGCCGGCGCGCCCGAAGGGCTGCTGCAAGTGGTCCACGGCGACAAGGAGATGGTCGACGCCATCCTCGACCACCCCGACATCGCCGCGGTCAGCTTCGTCGGCTCGTCCGACATCGCGCACTACGTCTACAACCGCGGCGTCGCCGCCGGTAAGCGCGTGCAGGCGATGGGCGGGGCAAAGAACCACGGCATCGTGATGCCCGATGCCGATCTCGACATGGTGGTCAACGACCTCGCGGGCGCGGCTTTCGGTTCGGCGGGCGAGCGCTGCATGGCGCTGCCCGTGGTGGTGCCGGTGGGTGAGGATACGGCCAATCGCCTGCGCGAAAAGCTGATCCCCGCGATCGAGGCGCTGCGCATCGGCGTTTCGACCGACAAGGACGCGCATTACGGTCCCGTCGTCACCGCCGAGCACAAGGCGCGGGTTGAACAGTGGATCGACACCGCCGAGGCCGAAGGCGGCGAGATCGTCGTCGACGGGCGCGGCTTTACCCTTCAGGGGCACGAGAATGGCTACTTCGTCGGGCCGACGCTGATCGACCACGTCACCCCCGACATGGAAAGCTACAAGGAAGAGATTTTCGGACCGGTGCTCCAGATCGTCCGCGCCAAGGACTTCGAAGAAGCGGTCGCGCTGCCATCGAAGCACCAGTACGGCAACGGGGTCGCGATCTTCACCCGCAACGGCCACGCGGCGCGTGAGTTCGCCAGCCGGGTCAACGTCGGCATGGTCGGGATCAACGTGCCGATCCCGGTGCCGGTCGCCTATCACAGCTTCGGTGGCTGGAAGCGCAGCGCGTTCGGCGACACCAACCAATACGGCACCGAAGGGATGAAGTTCTGGACCAAGGTCAAGACCGTTACCCAACGCTGGCCCGACGGCGGGGGTGACGGTTCCAACGCCTTCAATATCCCGACGTTCGCGTGA
- a CDS encoding alkaline phosphatase PhoX produces the protein MTFEMHRRTFLSATASAFAALAASGCSTVQRRSTVGYGPLVADPAGLMDLPAGFTYRVISQLGDTMSDGFTVPDAADGMGCFDLGGGKIALVRNHELMPGKDGGGVMGPAFDTTGRSLVPLPGGTTTIVLDARTLQVEKQYRSLAGTIRNCAGGTTPWGSWLTCEEAPFKADGRVANQDHGWTFEVPARAPGLVDPVPLTAMGRFNHEAACVDRATGYVYQTEDRADGLLYRFIPDVPGQLAKGGKLQALALTDGVRDTRNWDGMTVAPQSWRGVKWIDLDDVEAPADDLRNRGAAAGAALFARGEGIWMGDGEAYFTCTNGGNAKLGQIYRLDMRGERGSGGKLQLFFESTSADQFNYGDNLTVANWGDLIVCEDQYTDDVTNHLRGITPEGVAYPLALLRQQTELAGACFSPDGRTLFVNAYSPAKTLAITGPWV, from the coding sequence ATGACGTTTGAAATGCACCGCCGCACGTTCCTGTCCGCTACCGCCAGCGCGTTCGCCGCGCTCGCCGCGAGCGGCTGCTCGACCGTCCAGCGCCGCTCCACGGTGGGTTACGGTCCGCTGGTGGCCGACCCGGCCGGGTTGATGGACCTGCCGGCGGGCTTCACCTACCGCGTGATCTCGCAACTGGGCGACACGATGAGCGACGGCTTCACCGTGCCCGACGCCGCCGACGGGATGGGCTGCTTCGACCTTGGCGGCGGCAAGATCGCGCTGGTGCGCAATCACGAACTGATGCCGGGCAAGGACGGCGGCGGCGTCATGGGGCCCGCGTTCGACACCACCGGGCGCAGCTTGGTCCCGCTGCCGGGCGGCACCACCACGATCGTGCTCGACGCGCGGACGCTGCAGGTGGAGAAACAGTATCGCAGCCTTGCCGGCACCATCCGCAACTGCGCGGGCGGCACGACCCCGTGGGGCAGCTGGCTGACCTGCGAGGAAGCGCCGTTCAAGGCCGATGGCCGCGTGGCCAACCAGGATCATGGCTGGACTTTCGAAGTGCCCGCGCGCGCGCCGGGCCTGGTCGATCCGGTGCCGTTGACGGCGATGGGGCGGTTCAATCACGAAGCCGCCTGCGTCGATCGGGCGACCGGCTATGTCTATCAGACCGAGGACCGCGCGGATGGGCTGCTCTATCGGTTCATTCCCGACGTGCCCGGACAGCTGGCCAAAGGCGGCAAGCTGCAGGCGCTGGCACTGACCGATGGCGTGCGCGACACCCGCAACTGGGACGGGATGACGGTTGCACCGCAGAGCTGGCGCGGGGTGAAGTGGATCGATCTCGACGACGTGGAAGCGCCCGCCGACGATCTGCGCAACCGCGGCGCGGCTGCTGGCGCCGCGCTGTTCGCGCGCGGGGAAGGCATCTGGATGGGTGACGGCGAGGCGTATTTCACCTGCACCAACGGGGGTAACGCGAAGCTGGGCCAGATCTATCGCCTCGACATGCGCGGCGAACGCGGATCCGGCGGCAAGCTGCAGCTGTTCTTCGAATCGACCAGCGCGGACCAGTTCAATTACGGCGACAACCTGACGGTCGCGAACTGGGGCGACCTGATCGTGTGCGAGGACCAGTACACCGACGACGTCACCAACCACCTGCGCGGCATCACGCCCGAAGGCGTCGCCTATCCGCTGGCGTTGCTGCGCCAGCAGACCGAGCTTGCGGGCGCCTGCTTCTCGCCCGATGGGCGGACACTGTTCGTCAACGCCTACAGCCCGGCAAAGACGCTGGCGATCACCGGGCCTTGGGTCTGA
- a CDS encoding alpha/beta hydrolase has protein sequence MADTELITDGTLLGRFDGERPPAPPWFEQVLAIEPERSTFDVDGAAIELLTWGEVGRPGLLFLHGNAAHADWWSFIAPFFAADYRCAAISWSGMGRSEWRERYAIATFAKEALTAIEVAGLAASGAPPVIVAHSFGGFPTLYVCAEHPEAIGGAMLVDSAPPKPGGGPPPRLAEGRSQHNRYPTLAHALRRFRFLPEQETGRPELIDHIARGALHEVPAEGDSPAGWTWRFDPQFWAHFDRGDLAEGLIARARAPIGIIHGVHSALLTPERVAEMTAAIPDLRFVTGLPHAAHHVMVDDPLGLIDAIRDGLPKLG, from the coding sequence TTGGCAGATACGGAACTTATCACCGACGGTACGCTGCTGGGGCGCTTCGACGGGGAGCGGCCGCCCGCGCCGCCGTGGTTCGAACAGGTGCTAGCCATCGAGCCTGAACGGTCGACCTTCGACGTCGATGGCGCCGCGATCGAGCTGCTGACCTGGGGCGAGGTGGGCCGGCCGGGTCTGCTGTTCCTCCACGGCAATGCCGCGCATGCCGACTGGTGGAGCTTCATCGCGCCGTTCTTTGCCGCCGACTATCGCTGCGCGGCGATCTCGTGGTCCGGCATGGGCCGCTCCGAATGGCGCGAGCGGTATGCGATCGCGACCTTTGCGAAAGAAGCTTTGACGGCGATCGAGGTGGCGGGCTTGGCCGCGTCAGGCGCGCCGCCGGTGATCGTCGCTCACTCGTTCGGCGGTTTTCCCACGCTGTATGTCTGCGCCGAGCACCCCGAGGCGATCGGCGGCGCGATGCTGGTCGATTCCGCTCCGCCGAAGCCCGGTGGCGGGCCGCCGCCCCGGCTGGCGGAGGGACGATCGCAGCACAACCGCTATCCCACGCTGGCGCACGCCCTGCGCCGGTTCCGCTTCCTGCCTGAGCAGGAAACCGGCCGTCCCGAGCTGATCGACCACATCGCGCGCGGGGCGCTGCACGAGGTGCCGGCCGAGGGCGATTCCCCGGCCGGGTGGACCTGGCGGTTCGATCCGCAGTTCTGGGCGCATTTCGACCGCGGCGACCTGGCGGAAGGGCTGATCGCCCGCGCCCGCGCCCCGATCGGCATCATCCATGGAGTCCATTCCGCGCTGCTGACGCCGGAACGGGTCGCGGAGATGACGGCCGCCATCCCGGACCTGCGCTTTGTCACCGGCCTGCCGCACGCGGCGCACCACGTGATGGTCGACGATCCGCTGGGGTTGATCGACGCGATCCGCGACGGGCTGCCGAAGCTGGGCTAA
- a CDS encoding SDR family oxidoreductase yields MKLEPGLAAVVTGGASGLGKASAQALSEAGFKVTIFDVNEEAGEAHAAAIGGLFARVDITDEQSVLDGFERARSAHGQERLTVHCAMTSRRGKTVGWDKASGGYKRVSTEDYAFGAEGILVSSYRVASISALGMANAEPLNDDGERGAIILTASVAAQDGQIGQVIYGSCKAGVNGLVLPMARDLMDLGIRVNSIMPGIFATPLMLGMKDRNPQMWDQLNASVPFPKRLGEPEEFASLVLEIARNGYLNAHQFRLDGGIRMPPR; encoded by the coding sequence ATGAAATTAGAACCAGGCCTGGCAGCGGTGGTCACCGGCGGCGCCTCCGGTCTTGGCAAGGCCAGCGCGCAGGCGCTGTCCGAAGCCGGCTTCAAGGTCACCATCTTCGACGTGAACGAAGAAGCGGGCGAGGCGCACGCGGCGGCGATCGGCGGGCTGTTCGCACGGGTCGACATCACCGACGAACAATCGGTGCTCGATGGCTTCGAGCGTGCCCGCTCCGCGCACGGACAGGAACGTTTGACGGTGCACTGCGCGATGACCAGCCGGCGCGGCAAGACGGTCGGGTGGGACAAGGCAAGCGGCGGATACAAGCGCGTCTCGACCGAAGATTACGCGTTCGGCGCCGAAGGCATCCTGGTGTCGAGCTACCGCGTCGCCTCGATCTCGGCGCTCGGCATGGCCAATGCCGAACCGCTCAATGACGACGGCGAGCGCGGGGCGATCATCCTCACCGCCTCGGTCGCCGCGCAGGACGGGCAGATCGGTCAGGTGATCTATGGCAGCTGCAAGGCTGGCGTGAACGGCCTGGTCCTGCCGATGGCGCGCGATCTGATGGACCTCGGTATTCGGGTCAATTCGATCATGCCGGGCATCTTCGCCACCCCGCTGATGCTGGGGATGAAGGACCGCAATCCGCAGATGTGGGACCAGCTAAACGCGAGCGTCCCGTTCCCCAAGCGGCTGGGCGAGCCGGAGGAGTTCGCCTCGCTGGTGTTGGAAATCGCGCGCAACGGATACCTCAACGCGCACCAGTTCCGGCTCGACGGCGGCATCCGGATGCCGCCCCGCTAG